In the genome of Vicia villosa cultivar HV-30 ecotype Madison, WI linkage group LG7, Vvil1.0, whole genome shotgun sequence, one region contains:
- the LOC131616450 gene encoding 25.3 kDa vesicle transport protein SEC22-1: MVKLTMIARVTDGLPLAEGLDDGRDLKDGEFYKQQVKALFKNLSRGHNEASRMSVESGPYIFHYIIEGRVCYLTMCDRAYPKKLAFQYLEELRNEFERVNGAQIETAARPYAFIKFDTFIQKTKKLYQDTHTQRNIAKLNDELYEVHQIMTRNVQEVLGVGEQLDQVSQMSSRLSSESRIYADKAKDLNRQALIRKWAPVAIVFGVVFLLFWLKNKIW, from the exons ATGGTAAAGTTGACTATGATTGCTCGTGTTACTGATGGTCTTCCATTGGCTGAAGGACTAGATGATGGCCGCGATCTTAAAGATGGTGAATTTTACAAACAGCAAGTCAAGGCTTTGTTTAAGAATCTATCAAGAGGGCATAATGAGGCGTCGAGGATGTCAGTTGAAAGTGGTCCTTACATTTTCCA TTATATTATAGAAGGACGGGTATGTTACTTGACAATGTGTGATCGAGCATACCCTAAGAAACTAGCATTTCAATATCTTGAAGAGCTCAGAAATGAGTTTGAGCGTGTTAATGGGGCTCAAATCGAGACTGCTGCCAGACCTTATGCATTCATAAAGTTTG ACACATTTATACAGAAGACTAAGAAACTTTACCAGGATACCCATACACAGCGCAATATTGCAAAGTTGAATGATGAACTCTATGAAGTCCACCAGATTATGACTCGAAATGTGCAGGAAGTTCTTGGTGTTGGTGAACAGTTGGATC AGGTCAGCCAAATGTCCAGTCGCCTATCATCAGAATCTCGCATATATGCTGACAAGGCCAAAGATTTAAATAGACAG GCTCTAATTCGAAAATGGGCCCCTGTTGCTATTGTTTTTGGAGTTGTCTTTCTGCTTTTCTGGCTCAAGAACAAAATTTGGTGA
- the LOC131616449 gene encoding zinc finger CCCH domain-containing protein 62-like, with amino-acid sequence MLEETHRSFSNLSLRNNAKNRIVDDKGMATTEMSSEVVKIGAVSVDDESFELVQKLIKDGLLEKLKVDQCKVYLKKNGLRLTGNKDILIQRIKEHQEIINSGGEKKYPPHSFVLNCKGDACTGDVVLFEQNVYEMFNIASRSASGPPCGTRIVAGRIVKESYGAAKQQHTFTIEVLWSKGEKPLPPLHPLLIKGRNLYRLKTLRQRWEDEEKRRNMLMEKHSRGFVARADREARIQEKELRKSMKENRISKKASGKNQFQTHSQNQPRETKNVFITSTSSTVPKPAAVTEQHVRSIDSRTVAMGSNQFRNSGNSTFSANCHSAVNDFRDKPISIERNHPSIVETNNFAERNFHPRKPLTSANHIFAGLPNANHMHAGLPNRKSYLQKQFCRHFARGRCHFGDNCKFLHG; translated from the exons ATGCTCGAAGAAACCCATCGAAGCTTCTCCAACCTCTCACTCAGAAACAACGCAAAAAATCG CATAGTTGATGATAAGGGTATGGCTACTACTGAGATGAGTTCGGAAGTGGTTAAGATCGGTGCAGTTTCTGTTGATGATGAAAGTTTTGAACTAGTTCAGAAGTTAATAAAGG ATGGATTGCTAGAGAAACTGAAAGTGGACCAATGCAAGGTGTATTTGAAGAAGAATGGTTTGAGGTTAACTGGAAATAAAGATATACTTATCCAGCGTATAAAGGAACATCAAGA GATTATAAATAGTGGAGGGGAGAAAAAATACCCGCCTCATAGCTTTGTTTTGAATTGTAAAG GTGACGCATGCACCGgtgatgttgttttgtttgagCAGAATGTGTATGAAAT GTTCAACATAGCATCTAGGAGTGCCAGCGGTCCTCCGTGTGGCACAAGGATTGTTGCAGGCCGCATAGTGAAAGAAAGCTATGGTGCTGCCAAACAACAGCATACATTTACG ATTGAAGTGCTATGGAGCAAGGGAGAGAAGCCTCTACCTCCCCTTCATCCTCTACTGATAAAGGGTCGAAACCTTTATCGGTTGAAGACTTTGAGACAG AGATGGGAAGATGAAGAGAAAAGGCGGAATATGTTAATGGAAAAACACTCTCGGGGATTCGTTGCTAGGGCAGATAGGGAAGCTAGGATACAAGAAAAGGAGCTGAGAAAATCAATGAAGGAAAATAG GATCTCCAAAAAGGCTTCTGGGAAGAACCAATTCCAAACACATTCACAAAATCAACCTCGAGAAACAAAAAATGTATTCATTACTTCAACATCTTCAACTGTACCTAAACCAGCTGCGGTAACTGAACAGCATGTTCGATCAATTGATTCTCGAACTGTTGCAATGGGATCTAATCAGTTCAGAAATTCAGGAAACTCGACTTTTAGTGCAAACTGCCATTCTGCTGTCAACGATTTCAGAGACAAACCGATTAGCATCGAGAGAAACCATCCTTCCATTGTTGAAACAAACAACTTTGCAGAGAGAAATTTTCATCCAAGGAAGCCTTTGACAAGTGCGAATCATATTTTTGCAGGTCTGCCGAATGCAAATCACATGCATGCAGGGCTTCCAAACCGAAAAAGCTATCTGCAAAAACAGTTTTGTAGACATTTTGCTAGGGGAAGATGCCATTTTGGAGATAACTGCAAGTTCTTGCATGGTTAG